GCAATTTCTCGAATTATTCACATATTGGTATCGTATACCATCATACGATTGAGTGTTGCAGGATGGCGTCACACTCACTATATAACATTGGGAAATGGCTTCGAACCCAGCCATTAGAAACTTAACTACGGGAAGTAATAATACTTGATTGCCGCAGTCGCTTCGATGATCAGTATTGGTTACGCACGGGTCCGGATCAAGGTCTTTCACAAGTATTTCATCTGACGCGTATTGCCACCCAGCACGCCACACAGGACTCTTGTGGAGCCGTTACGCTTTTCCAGATAATTCACGCGACCGGTTGCATCCATGGTTGAGCATCATTAATCGGATTGTCTAACGTAGAAAAATATGTCTCTTTTGAATCTTGTTTAAGTGGGCATGCTCCATAAAAGGTAATTTGCCATTGTTCGTATTTTCGTATAATATTCGTATAACCGAACAATAGTTGCTGCGCTAAATGGGCGGCACAACTGAAGGAGTGAATGTGGACTTCGATTTCAACCAGGATCAGCGGCAGCTTCGCGAGGCAGTACTTACCTTATGTGAGCGATTCGACGGGCAATATTGGCTAGAGAAGGATCGTGATGGGGGTTTTCCAGAAGAGTTCTATCAGACGTTCGCTAAAGCGGGGTGGCTGGGAATTGCAATGCCAGAGGAATATGGCGGAGCGGGCCTCGGAATCACCGAGGCGGCGTTAATGCTTCAGGCTGTAGCAGAGTCTGGAGGAGGCATGTCAGCTACATCGTCTATCCATTTGAATATCTTCGGTCTCAACCCCGTTGTCGTGTTTGGTACCGAGGATCAAAAAAAACAGGCGCTAACACCGCTAATTAAGGGTGAATCCAAAGCATGCTTTGCCGTGACTGAGCCCGATGCTGGTCTGAACACGACAAAACTGACTACCCGGGCCATTAAAAGGGGTAGTGACTACGTTGTTAATGGACGAAAAATCTGGATTTCAACCGCTCAAGTGGCCGATTACATGTTGCTGCTAGCCAGAACCACCCCGATTGAGGAGGTGAAAAAGCCGACAGATGGGCTAAGCCTGTTCTATACGAAGCTCGATCGAAAATATATAGAAGTGCGAGAAATCGACAAAATGGGACGCAAGGCAGTCGACTCTAACGAGCTTTTCATAGATGAGCTGCCCGTTCCTGCTGCTGACTTGATCGGGGAGGAAGGAAAGGGTTTTCAGTACATCCTTCATGGAATGAACCCTGAAAGAATTCTGGTGTCTGCCGAAGCGGTGGGTATCGGACGCGCAGCCCTTGCTCAGGCTACTCAGTATGCAAAAGAGCGTATCGTTTTCGATCGGCCCATCGGTATGAATCAAGGTATTCAGCATCCGCTGGCTAGATGCTGGGCAGAACTTGAAGCTGCTAATCTCCTGACGTTTAGAGCTGCGTCGCTGTACGACAGCAAGCGTGCATGCGGCAGCGAGGCGAATGCTGCCAAGTTGCTTTCGGCTGAAGCAGCTACGCATGCGTGCGAAACTGCCATGCTGACCCATGGCGGATTTGGCTACGCAAAGGAATACCATGTGGAGCGCTACTTCCGCGAAGCGATGATTTTGCGCATAGCTCCGGTGAGTCCGCAGTTGATACTTTGTAATATCGCGGAAAAAGTGCTGGGTCTTCCAAAGTCCTATTAAATGAGGTTTGCATAAGCGTAATGAAACAAATTCGTTCGTTTCTTTTTATACCCGGTATCCGGGCAGACTGGGTAGAAAAAGCTGACCAGACCGGAGCAGATGCTTTAATTCTTGATCTTGAGGATAGTGTCCCCGACTCGGCTAAGGATAGCGCTCGCGATATCGTAAGTTCGAGGATCGGGATGCTCGCGAGCACTGGCCAGAGAGTGTATGTGCGGATAAATAAGAGCGTCTTTTTATATAGTATGAAGGATTTGGAAGCAGTGATATCACCCGGTATCGAAGGGATTCTGCTTCCCAAGCCTGATGGACCGCGCGACGTAGATATGGCCCACCTTATGATTTCGGAAATGGAGTTGAAACGTGGCATTCCGATAGGTTCAGTAGGCCTGATTCCCACTCTCGAAACCGCAAAGTCCCTTCAGTTTGCATATGAGATTGCTACACATCCTCGGGTCACGGGAATCGCTTGTGCATCGGCGCGTAGTGGAGATGTCCAACGAGCAGTTGGTTTCAAGTGGACGCGAGAAGGATTGGAGAGCTTGCACTTTAAGTCTGCAGCGATTATCGCCGCAAGGGCCGCTGGTAAACAACCCATTGCCGGGTTATGGCAGGACGTTCGAGATCTCGAAGGCTTCAGCCATGCCGT
Above is a window of Advenella kashmirensis WT001 DNA encoding:
- a CDS encoding acyl-CoA dehydrogenase family protein, whose translation is MDFDFNQDQRQLREAVLTLCERFDGQYWLEKDRDGGFPEEFYQTFAKAGWLGIAMPEEYGGAGLGITEAALMLQAVAESGGGMSATSSIHLNIFGLNPVVVFGTEDQKKQALTPLIKGESKACFAVTEPDAGLNTTKLTTRAIKRGSDYVVNGRKIWISTAQVADYMLLLARTTPIEEVKKPTDGLSLFYTKLDRKYIEVREIDKMGRKAVDSNELFIDELPVPAADLIGEEGKGFQYILHGMNPERILVSAEAVGIGRAALAQATQYAKERIVFDRPIGMNQGIQHPLARCWAELEAANLLTFRAASLYDSKRACGSEANAAKLLSAEAATHACETAMLTHGGFGYAKEYHVERYFREAMILRIAPVSPQLILCNIAEKVLGLPKSY
- a CDS encoding HpcH/HpaI aldolase/citrate lyase family protein — its product is MKQIRSFLFIPGIRADWVEKADQTGADALILDLEDSVPDSAKDSARDIVSSRIGMLASTGQRVYVRINKSVFLYSMKDLEAVISPGIEGILLPKPDGPRDVDMAHLMISEMELKRGIPIGSVGLIPTLETAKSLQFAYEIATHPRVTGIACASARSGDVQRAVGFKWTREGLESLHFKSAAIIAARAAGKQPIAGLWQDVRDLEGFSHAVALHRQLGFTGELLIHPSHVAQANAAYSPDEEELRYYSRMIEAFEQAEAQGRAAVIYDGEHIDSAHVKTARLILQQADSFAELAVTARPHHTI